A single region of the Brachypodium distachyon strain Bd21 chromosome 3, Brachypodium_distachyon_v3.0, whole genome shotgun sequence genome encodes:
- the LOC100845604 gene encoding uncharacterized protein LOC100845604 produces MDYTVTPLLKTPYSTEAHVLLPFPACTISSSKVSCTAHARFTERPLASRSAMPSTSSPSGRAGRKWYARADLFLTVAVAATLCSATYCFSIWHNGRNAPEKIVFGPTPFVAVAVSGTGVTLCGGRGSAAELDFETHHSAEKAGLSVSSSSAPATVAGRRSLRAAATVPMDAERREPWLGVDGELASGGSGRGRTAGKVGARVDGGDKLRSLAHDGGVRT; encoded by the coding sequence ATGGATTACACGGTTACGCCCCTTCTTAAAACACCTTACTCAACTGAAGCCCACGtactccttcccttccctgcTTGCACCATATCTTCCTCAAAAGTCTCCTGCACTGCACACGCGCGCTTCACCGAGCGCCCCCTGGCTAGCCGATCGGCCATGCCGAGCACGAGCTCGCCGAGCGGCCGCGCCGGCAGGAAGTGGTACGCGCGCGCGGACCTGTTCCTGacggtcgccgtcgccgcgacGCTCTGCTCGGCGACCTACTGCTTCTCGATATGGCACAACGGGCGCAACGCGCCGGAGAAGATCGTCTTCGGGCCGACCCccttcgtcgccgtcgccgtctccggcaccggcgtcACGCTGTGCGGCGGCCGGGGgtccgccgccgagctcgacTTCGAGACGCACCACTCCGCCGAGAAGGCCGGGCTCTCCgtatcgtcgtcgtcggccccGGCGACTGTCGCAGGGCGGCGCTCATTGCGCGCGGCCGCGACGGTGCCCATGGACGCCGAgcgccgcgagccctggcttGGCGTTGACGGGGAACTagccagcggcggcagcggccgcggacGTACTGCGGGCAAGGTGGGGGCGCGCGTCGATGGCGGCGACAAGCTCCGGTCCCTCGCACACGACGGCGGCGTGCGCACGTAG